The Triticum dicoccoides isolate Atlit2015 ecotype Zavitan chromosome 6A, WEW_v2.0, whole genome shotgun sequence genome has a window encoding:
- the LOC119318954 gene encoding phospholipase D delta-like: MADDGERLELLHGDLDLTIHEACGLPNMDVLSTILRRLCIRPRRLPSRNVDADTDADSPLRRRRRRRQKPRGRHSIVPTSDPYAVVAVSGPDGPDTTLARTYVVRNSEAPDWSARIRIPLAHEASRLVLQVRDSDPFGSDLIGFATLPAATLLDGKPIADAWLPLLRPDGRGPPKPNSAIRVSLTFTPASSSSSRRRHRFGGVPAYFPARHGCELKLYQDAHVAVGAPCSYERGRCWEDVCMAVLGAQKLVYVAGWAVGARVRLLREEMSPEMAEKAAEVRALAGVEVEKMALGDLLKYKSQEGVRVCLLVSDHHDTPLHPSFFLNTGGMMQTSGEDTKKFFKQSSVICVLSHRYPRSKVDMAKQKVVGTPYAHNQKSILVDTPASEATRRITAFLGGLDLAAGRYDTPAHRLFGDLDTVFRGDIHNPTLGDAAGENGPRLPWHDMHCRLDGAAAYDVLKNFEQRWRRATARHLKASKHGKDDALLKLQRIPWILSPVVADGEDDALRVLPEDDPRCWHAQVFRSVDAGSVKGFPRSWETEEMEARHLLCDKSLAVEQSIHAAYVAAIRAADRFVYLETERFLGSSYAWPAPFRHPGAGNLVPMEIALKAASKIRAGEDFAAYVVLPMWPAAEGPPGSAPTQEALFWQGKTMQAMYEVVTSAIVEAGASGRAHPQDYLNFYCLGNREQAPADLYGRAAETGTSPAALARRHGRFMVYVHSKGMVVDDEYVLLGSANVNQRSLSGSRDTEIAVGAHQPHHTGRRPRGQVHRYRMSLWEEHLGGLAEVLKAPESPECVRLVNQVARENWDRYTDEGEVVETMQGHLMKYPVEVDHDGSVWPLTGHEFFPDVGGRVLGSTNKFPDHLTM, from the exons ATGGCCGACGACGGCGAGCGGCTCGAGCTCCTCCACGGCGACCTCGACCTGACCATCCACGAGGCGTGCGGCCTCCCCAACATGGACGTCCTCTCCACCATCCTCCGCCGGCTCTGCATCCGGCCCCGCCGTCTCCCCAGCCGCAACGTCGACGCCGACACCGACGCCGACagccccctccgccgccgccgccgccgccgccaaaagcctcgcgGCCGCCACAGCATCGTCCCGACCTCCGACCCCTACGCCGTCGTCGCCGTGTCGGGGCCGGACGGCCCGGACACCACGCTCGCGCGCACCTACGTCGTCCGCAACTCCGAGGCCCCGGACTGGTCGGCGCGCATACGCATCCCCCTCGCGCACGAGGCCTCCCGCCTCGTCCTCCAGGTCAGGGACTCCGACCCCTTCGGCTCcgacctcatcggcttcgccacccTCCCGGCCGCAACCCTCCTCGACGGCAAGCCCATCGCGGACGCCTGGCTCCCGCTGCTCCGCCCGGACGGCCGCGGCCCGCCGAAACCCAACTCCGCCATCCGCGTCTCCCTCACCTTCACCCCCGCATCGTCGTCGTCCTCCCGGCGGCGCCACCGCTTCGGCGGCGTGCCGGCGTACTTCCCGGCGCGGCACGGGTGCGAGCTGAAGCTGTACCAGGACGCGCACGTGGCGGTGGGGGCGCCGTGCTCGTACGAGCGCGGGCGGTGCTGGGAGGACGTGTGCATGGCGGTGCTGGGGGCGCAGAAGCTGGTGTACGTGGCGGGGTGGGCGGTGGGCGCGAGGGTGCGGCTGCTGCGGGAGGAGATGTCGCCGGAGATGGCGGAGAAGGCGGCGGAGGTGAGGGCGCTGGCCGGCGTGGAGGTGGAGAAGATGGCGCTGGGGGATCTGCTCAAGTACAAGTCGCAGGAGGGCGTACGCGTCTGCCTCCTCGTCTCTGACCATCACGACACTCCCCTGCACCCCAGCTTCTTCCTAAACACG gGAGGCATGATGCAAACTAGTGGCGAAGACACGAAGAAGTTTTTCAAACAGTCATCTGTGATTTGTGTACTCTCGCAtcgctaccctagaagcaaagtcgATATGGCCAAGCAAAAG GTGGTGGGCACGCCGTACGCGCACAACCAGAAGAGCATCCTCGTCGACACGCCGGCGTCCGAGGCCACCCGCCGGATCACGGCTTTTCTGGGCGGCCTCGACCTCGCCGCTGGCCGATACGACACCCCGGCCCACCGGCTCTTCGGGGACCTCGACACCGTCTTCCGGGGGGACATCCACAACCCCACGCTCGGCGACGCCGCCGGGGAGAACGGGCCCCGTCTGCCGTGGCACGACATGCACTGCCGCCTCGACGGCGCCGCCGCGTACGACGTCCTCAAGAACTTCGAGCAGCGGTGGCGGAGGGCGACGGCCAGGCACTTGAAGGCGTCCAAGCACGGGAAGGACGATGCCCTGCTGAAGCTCCAGCGCATCCCCTGGATCCTCAGCCCGGTCGTCGCCGACGGCGAAGATGACGCCCTGCGCGTCCTGCCGGAGGATGACCCCCGGTGCTGGCACGCGCAGGTGTTCCGGTCGGTGGACGCCGGGTCGGTGAAGGGGTTCCCGCGCTCCTGGGAGACGGAGGAGATGGAGGCGCGGCACCTGCTCTGCGACAAGAGCCTGGCCGTGGAGCAGAGCATCCACGCGGCGTACGTGGCGGCGATCCGCGCCGCCGACCGGTTCGTGTACCTCGAGACCGAGCGCTTCCTGGGGTCGTCGTACGCGTGGCCGGCGCCGTTCCGGCACCCGGGCGCCGGCAACCTGGTGCCGATGGAGATCGCGCTGAAGGCGGCGAGCAAGATCAGGGCCGGGGAGGACTTCGCGGCGTACGTGGTGCTGCCGATGTGGCCGGCGGCGGAGGGGCCGCCTGGGTCGGCGCCGACGCAGGAGGCCCTCTTCTGGCAGGGGAAGACGATGCAGGCGATGTACGAGGTCGTCACGTCGGCGATCGTGGAGGCCGGGGCCAGCGGCAGAGCGCACCCGCAGGACTACCTCAACTTCTACTGCCTCGGCAACCGCGAACAGGCACCGGCGGATCTGTACGGACGGGCGGCGGAGACGGGGACGAGCCCGGCGGCGCTGGCGCGGAGGCACGGACGGTTCATGGTGTACGTGCACTCCAAGGGGATGGTCGTGGACGACGAGTACGTGCTCCTCGGCTCCGCGAACGTCAACCAGCGCTCCCTCTCCGGCTCCCGCGACACCGAGATCGCCGTCGGCGCGCACCAGCCGCATCACACCGGCCGGCGGCCGCGCGGGCAGGTGCACCGGTACAGGATGTCGCTGTGGGAGGAGCACCTGGGCGGGCTGGCTGAGGTGCTGAAGGCGCCGGAGTCGCCGGAGTGCGTGAGGCTGGTGAATCAGGTGGCCCGGGAGAACTGGGACAGGTACACGGACGAGGGGGAGGTGGTGGAGACGATGCAGGGGCACCTGATGAAGTATCCGGTGGAGGTGGACCACGACGGCAGCGTGTGGCCGCTGACGGGGCACGAGTTCTTCCCCGACGTCGGCGGCAGGGTCCTAGGCTCCACCAACAAGTTTCCCGATCATCTCACCATGTAG
- the LOC119315600 gene encoding serine carboxypeptidase-like 51, producing the protein MGKYCRPVALSSLLLLSLCCLSLLRAGSSASVTAGATDGSELWGYVEVRPKAHLFWWYYKSPERVSTPSKPWPTVLWLQGGPGASGVGIGNFLEVGPLDVDLNPRNSTWLQKADLIFVDNPVGVGYSYVENASELVTSDWQAAADATALLRALATEVPALREGSPLFLVAESYGGKYAVTLGVSAVRAIRAGELNLTLAGVALGDSFISPEDFALSYAPLLLDVSRLDDNAGDAAKGMAATVKEQIAAGQFAAAWKSWTDLLLFIESKSASVDTYNFLLEAGMDPVSAASSSSVAAASNAQTMKYSTYLSRKEATSSPNTLSGIMNGVIKEKLKIIPSNLTWQGISELVYNALVNDFMKPRIDEVDELLSYGVNVTVYNGQLDVICSTIGAEAWVQKLKWEGLKNFTSLPRQPLYCGSSKVTQAFVRSYKNLHFYWILRAGHFVPADQPCIALSMIGSITQSPAS; encoded by the exons CGTCCGTCACCGCCGGCGCCACCGACGGCAGCGAGCTCTGGGGATACGTCGAAGTCCGGCCAA AGGCTCACCTCTTCTGGTGGTACTACAAGAGCCCGGAGAGGGTGTCCACGCCGTCAAAACCATGGCCCACCGTCCTCTGGCTGCAGGGCGGCCCG GGAGCGTCCGGCGTCGGGATCGGCAACTTCCTGGAGGTCGGGCCGCTGGACGTCGACCTCAACCCCCGCAACTCCACCTGGCTGCAGAAGGCCGACCTCATCTTCGTG GACAACCCCGTGGGCGTCGGGTACAGCTACGTGGAGAACGCCAGCGAGCTGGTGACCAGCGACTGGCAGGCGGCCGCGGACGCCACGGCGCTCCTCAGGGCGCTAGCCACGGAGGTGCCCGCCCTGCGGGAGGGCAGCCCGCTGTTCCTCGTCGCCGAGTCCTATGGCGGCAAGTACGCTGTCACGCTCGGCGTCTCCGCCGTCCGGGCCATCCGCGCCGGCGAGCTCAACCTCACGCTCGCCGGCGTCGCGCTCGGTGACAGCTTCATCTCGCCGGAGGACTTCGCG CTCTCCTACGCGCCGCTGCTGCTGGACGTGTCGAGGCTGGACGACAACGCCGGCGACGCCGCCAAAGG GATGGCGGCGACCGTGAAGGAGCAGATCGCTGCGGGGCAGTTCGCCGCCGCGTGGAAGTCATGGACGGACTTGCTTTTGTTTATCGAGTCGAAGAGCGCCAGCGTT GACACCTATAACTTCTTGCTTGAAGCCGGCATGGACCCGGTGTCAGCGGCCTCTTCgtcatcggtggcggcggcgagcaaTGCCCAGACAATGAAGTACTCGACGTACCTCAGCCGCAAGGAGGCTACATCTAGCCCCAACACCTTAAGCGGCATCATGAACGGGGTCATCAAGGAGAAGCTCAAAATCATCCCCAGTAACCTCACGTGGCAAGGGATATCTGAGCTGGTCTACAACGCGCTGGTCAATGACTTCATGAAGCCTAGGATAGACGAG GTTGATGAGTTGTTGTCTTACGGCGTGAATGTGACAGTGTACAATGGCCAG CTTGATGTGATCTGCTCGACGATCGGCGCAGAAGCATGGGTGCAGAAGCTCAA ATGGGAGGGGCTAAAGAACTTCACAAGCCTGCCAAGGCAACCCCTGTACTGTGGGTCCTCCAAGGTCACCCAGGCCTTCGTCAGATCCTACAAGAACTTGCATTTCTACTGGATCCTTCGAGCCGGACACTTT GTGCCTGCTGACCAGCCTTGCATTGCACTGAGCATGATAGGTAGCATAACCCAGTCTCCGGCAAGTTAG